The uncultured Desulfobulbus sp. genome window below encodes:
- a CDS encoding ABC transporter substrate-binding protein has protein sequence MLRVLLIVAVSICCDIRVGVTQDRLGTIETKGILRVCIWPGYYGISFRNPKTNQLSGVDIDMARELAHDLGPHIQVHFEDSSFARLSDDLLSNRCDIAMFAIGITEKRKKTLSFTRPHLQSDIYAITTRSNRRVQNWQDIDQPGVVVAVVKGTLHEPLMRKKLKHATLEVLDTPFAREQEVESGRADVFMTDYPYSRRMLAHSDWARLVAPPKNYHITPYAYALAPGDEPWMQRVEQFVAQSKADGRLLAICKRHHLAAMARLD, from the coding sequence ATGTTGAGAGTTTTGCTGATTGTTGCAGTCAGTATCTGCTGCGATATTCGCGTGGGCGTTACCCAGGACAGATTAGGGACGATTGAGACAAAGGGGATACTGCGTGTTTGCATTTGGCCTGGTTACTATGGCATCAGTTTTCGTAACCCTAAAACCAATCAACTCTCTGGCGTCGATATTGATATGGCCCGTGAATTGGCCCATGATCTAGGGCCTCATATCCAGGTACATTTTGAGGACAGCTCCTTTGCCAGGCTTTCAGATGATCTCCTCTCCAATCGATGCGATATCGCCATGTTTGCAATTGGGATCACCGAAAAACGAAAAAAAACGTTGTCTTTTACCCGGCCACATCTACAAAGTGACATTTACGCAATCACCACTCGCAGCAATCGCCGTGTTCAAAACTGGCAGGATATTGATCAGCCTGGGGTGGTGGTGGCGGTGGTCAAAGGGACGTTGCACGAACCTCTAATGCGTAAGAAGCTCAAACACGCCACGCTCGAAGTGTTGGATACACCGTTTGCCCGTGAGCAAGAAGTCGAATCTGGCCGGGCCGATGTGTTCATGACCGACTATCCTTACAGCCGCCGTATGCTCGCTCATTCCGATTGGGCTCGTTTGGTCGCCCCTCCAAAAAACTACCATATCACCCCCTATGCCTATGCATTGGCTCCAGGGGATGAGCCCTGGATGCAACGGGTGGAGCAGTTTGTTGCCCAAAGTAAAGCCGACGGCCGACTACTGGCTATTTGCAAGCGGCATCATCTTGCCGCCATGGCGCGTCTTGATTAA
- a CDS encoding sensor domain-containing diguanylate cyclase → MIVPRALRHHLVFLVLATLGVVLVLFSTAFVLDHHRRSTIQEGFLQSAYHARNFEEQLTRALESTLGLADFIAAVSLEVPDEQTNVLLTRLLRQSPFLRSLSTVDHQGYITASSTPKAVGRQLELAEFFPQVADIRETLLRIGQPWLGRDVDRGVPVIHGQRVSLRSLGFIPILVGGQYSTTQIFLLAAVNPDYFINYYTQWLPPAIGLVEILRYDQQPLFTSGSVLTSHPDSELDFALRLRNAEIGQYPSRIEQWGTTLTAYRASRRFPLVVKIHLSQEQVLSKWRQESLRTVILVGMTLVVLLYLGATFYRRQQRLVAQRANQRRREYEQLAATVFETVLEAVMVTDNEQKIITVNPAFTRITGYSKKEAIGSDLRLLASGYQQEDFLDKIDNLLTGQGRWEGEVRSRRKNGEIFVAWFSITQVLGDQDQVLYLVSGFSDITEYCAEAERISHLAHHDLLTGLPNRALLMDRLRQAVRQAHRDRTLLALLFFDLDRFKPVNDNMGHLVGDLLLKALSTRLQDILRVSDTLARLGGDEFVLVLPNIKSSEDACKVAEKIRQSLALPFHLEGHQIEISVSIGVAFFPDHSVDELGLMRCGDLAMYQAKAAGGDQYAVYQRQESSTPRSSGERLGA, encoded by the coding sequence GTGATTGTACCGCGTGCTTTAAGGCACCATCTCGTTTTTCTGGTTCTGGCAACTTTGGGGGTGGTGCTCGTCTTGTTCAGTACGGCCTTTGTCCTTGATCACCACCGACGGTCCACCATTCAAGAAGGGTTTTTACAAAGTGCGTATCATGCGCGAAACTTTGAAGAGCAGCTGACTCGTGCATTGGAGAGCACCCTAGGCCTGGCAGATTTTATTGCTGCCGTCTCCCTGGAGGTTCCCGATGAGCAAACCAATGTCCTGTTGACTCGCCTGCTGCGCCAAAGTCCTTTCCTCCGTTCTCTTTCCACAGTCGATCATCAGGGATATATTACTGCCAGCTCAACACCCAAAGCAGTTGGGCGTCAGCTGGAGCTTGCCGAATTTTTTCCCCAGGTTGCAGATATACGGGAGACGCTCCTGCGCATTGGCCAGCCTTGGCTGGGACGCGATGTCGATCGAGGTGTCCCTGTTATCCATGGTCAGAGGGTGTCTTTACGTTCCCTTGGTTTTATTCCGATACTTGTGGGGGGCCAGTACAGCACAACGCAAATATTTTTATTGGCCGCTGTCAATCCAGATTATTTTATCAATTATTACACCCAGTGGCTTCCCCCTGCCATAGGTCTGGTCGAGATTTTACGCTACGATCAGCAGCCTCTGTTCACCAGTGGATCAGTACTTACCTCTCACCCGGATTCAGAGCTAGACTTTGCCCTGCGTTTAAGGAATGCAGAGATTGGTCAATACCCCAGTCGCATTGAGCAGTGGGGGACCACGCTCACCGCCTACCGTGCATCACGCAGGTTTCCCCTTGTCGTCAAGATTCATCTTTCTCAGGAGCAGGTACTGAGTAAATGGCGTCAGGAGAGTTTACGTACCGTCATTCTTGTGGGCATGACCCTGGTCGTTTTGCTCTACCTCGGCGCAACCTTTTATCGGCGACAACAGAGGTTGGTCGCTCAGCGTGCAAACCAGAGACGCCGTGAGTACGAGCAGTTGGCGGCAACAGTCTTTGAGACCGTACTTGAGGCGGTCATGGTGACCGATAATGAACAGAAAATTATCACCGTTAATCCAGCTTTTACCCGTATTACCGGCTATAGCAAAAAAGAGGCCATCGGTTCTGATTTGAGGTTACTTGCTTCAGGATATCAGCAAGAAGATTTTTTGGATAAAATCGATAATTTGCTAACAGGGCAGGGACGTTGGGAAGGTGAGGTCCGTAGCCGTCGTAAAAATGGTGAAATTTTTGTGGCCTGGTTTTCTATTACTCAGGTGCTGGGCGATCAGGACCAGGTGCTTTATCTGGTCAGTGGCTTTTCTGATATTACCGAATACTGCGCCGAAGCCGAGCGTATCTCCCATCTGGCACATCATGATCTGCTCACCGGTCTGCCCAATCGAGCCCTGCTGATGGATCGATTGCGTCAGGCTGTGAGGCAGGCCCATCGCGATCGGACTCTCCTGGCTTTACTTTTTTTTGATCTGGATAGATTCAAACCCGTCAATGACAATATGGGCCACTTGGTGGGGGATTTATTACTTAAGGCACTCTCAACGCGATTGCAGGACATTCTACGGGTTTCAGATACCCTGGCCCGGTTGGGTGGTGATGAGTTTGTCTTGGTGCTGCCTAATATCAAATCCAGCGAAGATGCCTGTAAAGTTGCAGAAAAGATTCGCCAATCATTAGCGTTGCCATTTCACCTTGAAGGCCACCAAATAGAAATTTCAGTTTCCATTGGGGTTGCGTTTTTTCCCGATCACAGCGTCGATGAATTAGGATTAATGCGCTGTGGTGATTTGGCCATGTATCAGGCCAAGGCTGCCGGTGGCGATCAGTATGCCGTATACCAAAGGCAGGAGTCCTCAACTCCCCGTTCGAGTGGAGAGAGGCTTGGGGCGTGA
- a CDS encoding MliC family protein, translating into MGRYFQFGRWSLVWCCLFWCHPQLCLAASPSYSCSKVKTGTVEALICSEESLAVLDRQLAGVYVQSIAQLGEERSMDLRIEQRGWIRSRDACSKDEATEDCVRRHYRQRIAELQATYRLVPMTGPVRFFCEGQAQATLYVTYHATDPVTIIVDYDNKSTLMYQEPSASGARYVRGNQSFWELEDTALVSWGFDMPESQCQTGKPPAAR; encoded by the coding sequence ATGGGCCGCTATTTTCAGTTTGGGAGGTGGTCCCTTGTCTGGTGCTGCCTGTTCTGGTGCCACCCGCAGCTTTGCCTGGCTGCCTCTCCCTCCTATAGTTGCAGTAAGGTCAAAACAGGGACGGTCGAGGCGCTTATCTGTAGCGAAGAATCCCTGGCTGTACTCGATCGTCAATTGGCTGGGGTCTATGTGCAGTCAATAGCCCAGCTGGGAGAAGAGCGCTCGATGGATTTGCGCATCGAGCAGCGCGGGTGGATTCGTTCTCGTGATGCCTGTAGCAAAGATGAGGCAACAGAGGATTGCGTGCGTAGACACTACCGTCAGCGCATTGCCGAGTTACAGGCGACTTATCGGTTGGTTCCCATGACAGGGCCGGTACGTTTTTTCTGTGAGGGCCAGGCGCAAGCGACTCTCTATGTTACCTATCACGCGACCGACCCTGTAACCATCATCGTTGATTATGACAACAAGTCCACCTTAATGTACCAGGAGCCAAGTGCGAGTGGGGCTCGTTATGTGCGAGGCAACCAAAGTTTCTGGGAACTTGAAGACACCGCACTGGTGAGCTGGGGATTTGATATGCCAGAGAGCCAGTGTCAAACGGGGAAGCCACCAGCTGCCCGCTAA
- a CDS encoding alpha/beta hydrolase: MLFITNRFPKGSIQTRVGRKFDFDLRNNAPSNSIFFCRRSPDGSISEVGGLNFMTELKDSPYRQLLLYIHGYSNMPEDVFAAAGEFQELCNKTKEQEVLVLPVIWPCDGDFGIVQDYWDDQKSADASAPAFSRALCRFIEWRESKLNHPDSAPCLKRINMLAHSMGNRVLRETLVHWNRYDLQSGVPLLFRNTFLVAADIENESIHRGQKGQLICDASRNVVVYFASDDLALRSSKAANLKNKIASRRLGHSGPEDMRQTPQNVYIVDCDDVNNSYDLKGHSYFRSGRTPGQPGIVFQHIFECMHKGRVFPDDPAQRTTILRD, encoded by the coding sequence ATGCTCTTTATTACCAACCGTTTTCCGAAAGGCTCTATTCAGACTCGGGTCGGGCGCAAATTTGATTTTGACCTGCGTAATAACGCCCCGAGTAATTCCATCTTTTTTTGCAGGCGATCTCCGGATGGAAGCATCAGTGAAGTAGGGGGGCTCAACTTCATGACCGAGTTGAAAGATTCCCCCTACCGTCAGTTGCTGCTCTACATTCATGGCTATTCCAACATGCCTGAGGATGTCTTTGCAGCCGCCGGTGAATTTCAGGAACTGTGCAACAAAACCAAAGAACAGGAAGTTCTGGTGTTGCCCGTGATCTGGCCCTGTGATGGTGATTTTGGTATTGTCCAGGACTACTGGGACGATCAAAAATCAGCGGATGCCAGTGCCCCTGCCTTTTCCCGAGCCCTGTGTCGTTTTATCGAGTGGCGTGAATCCAAACTCAACCATCCGGACTCTGCTCCCTGCCTCAAACGGATCAATATGCTGGCCCATTCCATGGGCAACCGGGTTCTCCGGGAAACCCTGGTCCACTGGAACAGATACGATCTCCAAAGCGGGGTGCCCCTGCTCTTTCGCAATACCTTTCTTGTCGCTGCCGATATCGAAAATGAGTCCATTCATCGGGGCCAGAAGGGGCAGCTGATCTGCGACGCTTCTCGCAATGTGGTGGTCTACTTTGCCTCAGACGACCTGGCCCTGCGCTCGAGCAAAGCGGCCAATTTAAAAAACAAAATCGCTTCACGCCGCCTGGGGCATTCCGGGCCGGAGGATATGCGCCAAACCCCGCAGAATGTGTATATCGTCGACTGCGACGATGTGAACAATAGCTACGATCTCAAGGGGCATTCTTATTTTCGCAGTGGTCGTACTCCGGGGCAGCCGGGGATAGTTTTTCAGCATATCTTTGAATGCATGCATAAGGGCAGGGTCTTTCCTGATGATCCCGCACAGCGAACCACCATTTTGCGCGACTGA
- a CDS encoding monovalent cation/H+ antiporter subunit A, whose protein sequence is MLLLFVVFLPLLGALLPALPLPGIRRIAPALLAALVTGASLLASIVPILNAFHGRPTVFFHSWLPQVGLDLAFCLDGLGVLFVLLVLGIGLLVILYAHYYLAAQPALGRFYSLFLLFMGAMLGLVLSDNLLQLVVFWELTSLSSFFLIGFSHKKTEARSGAALALSITGAGGLALLAGCLLLGKIAGTYRLSELLQAGMLIRNHELYLPTLVLIVLGACSKSAQFPFHFWLPRAMAAPTPVSAYLHSATMVKAGVFLLARLFPVLSGTDPWFFLVGGIGLATLLYGAYHALFQHDLKGLLAYSTISHLGLIVLLLGIDTSMAAVAAVFHIINHATFKASLFMAAGIIDHETGTRDMRKLAGLWRYMPQTATLAMVAAAAMAGVPLLNGFLSKEMFFAQTLHLDMLGPLGGIEPLAATLAGIFAVAYSARFIHDVFFNGEPENLPHFPPHEPPKFMRLPVLILVVQCLLVGIFPGLIVAPFLTLAAGSVLGAEVPSFSLAIWHGFNGPLVMSLVALVGGLGLYGLRHRLFNFEEPRWPAVDPLLVARRLVAHLQQTAARLNAVLVSGSLQGLISLLLFAALLALCWPLLTTSADLTGPLTLTPVDGLSLIGALLMMGAAIVSVLWHRRRFSVLIALSVVGVMMVLSFVRFFAPDLALTQLAVELVTILLLILALYFLPRNEQASWRPLRRGRDLCLALGLGTGVGLLSWGLLTRDFSSISSYFLANSLPGGGGHNVVNVILVDFRGFDTLGEITVLAVAALGIHGLLDNLCLESGTVEGVPCRWSDERQFLVLSLITRLLLPMALLVAIHLFLRGHNAPGGGFIAGLVTAVALILQSMASGIAWTRQQWNQRYQPLIAWGVLIATATGLGSWFFDHPFLSSAFGHFHLPLVGDFELATAMFFDLGVYLCVVGVVLLILATLGRLNQRCAESRRGGA, encoded by the coding sequence GTGCTGCTTCTTTTTGTCGTGTTCCTGCCCTTATTGGGAGCGCTGCTCCCGGCGCTGCCGCTGCCCGGGATACGCCGCATTGCGCCGGCGCTGTTGGCTGCCCTCGTGACCGGGGCGAGCCTGCTGGCTTCGATCGTTCCCATCCTCAATGCCTTTCACGGCAGGCCTACGGTCTTTTTTCATTCCTGGCTGCCCCAGGTCGGGCTTGATCTGGCCTTTTGTCTGGATGGCCTGGGAGTGCTCTTTGTCCTGCTGGTGCTGGGGATCGGCCTGCTGGTTATCCTCTATGCCCACTACTATCTTGCAGCTCAGCCTGCGCTTGGTCGTTTTTACAGCCTGTTTCTCCTCTTCATGGGGGCCATGCTTGGCCTGGTCCTCTCCGATAACCTCTTGCAACTCGTTGTCTTCTGGGAGCTCACCTCGCTCTCCTCTTTTTTTCTCATCGGTTTTTCTCATAAGAAAACAGAGGCCAGAAGCGGTGCTGCCCTGGCCCTGAGCATCACCGGCGCCGGTGGCCTGGCCCTGTTAGCCGGGTGCCTCCTCTTGGGAAAGATCGCGGGGACCTATCGTCTCTCCGAGCTGCTTCAGGCAGGAATGCTTATCCGCAATCACGAACTCTACCTGCCGACCCTGGTGTTGATCGTCCTGGGGGCCTGCAGCAAGTCGGCCCAGTTTCCTTTTCATTTCTGGCTGCCCCGGGCCATGGCCGCCCCCACACCGGTCAGCGCCTACCTTCACTCCGCCACCATGGTCAAGGCCGGTGTCTTTCTCCTGGCCCGCCTTTTTCCCGTGCTCTCGGGAACCGATCCCTGGTTTTTTCTTGTCGGAGGCATAGGCCTGGCGACCTTATTGTATGGAGCATACCACGCCCTGTTTCAGCACGATCTTAAAGGGTTGCTCGCCTATTCAACCATCAGCCACCTCGGGTTGATTGTCCTGCTTCTGGGGATCGATACCTCCATGGCGGCGGTGGCAGCAGTTTTTCATATTATCAATCACGCCACCTTTAAGGCCTCGCTCTTCATGGCCGCCGGGATTATCGATCACGAGACCGGTACGCGCGATATGCGAAAACTGGCTGGTCTCTGGCGTTACATGCCCCAAACCGCGACCCTGGCCATGGTGGCGGCTGCGGCCATGGCAGGTGTGCCTCTGCTCAACGGTTTTCTTTCCAAGGAGATGTTCTTTGCCCAGACCCTGCATCTGGACATGCTCGGTCCCCTGGGGGGGATAGAGCCCCTGGCCGCGACCCTGGCCGGGATCTTTGCCGTGGCCTACAGCGCCCGTTTTATTCATGATGTGTTCTTTAACGGTGAGCCAGAAAATCTGCCCCATTTCCCGCCCCACGAACCTCCGAAATTTATGCGGTTGCCGGTCCTGATTCTGGTGGTCCAGTGTCTGTTGGTGGGTATCTTTCCAGGACTCATCGTCGCCCCCTTTCTCACCTTGGCAGCGGGATCGGTCCTGGGCGCAGAGGTCCCCTCATTCAGTCTGGCTATCTGGCATGGATTCAATGGTCCACTTGTGATGAGTCTGGTCGCGCTTGTGGGGGGGCTTGGACTCTATGGACTGCGTCACAGGCTCTTTAATTTTGAAGAGCCCCGTTGGCCTGCTGTGGACCCGCTGCTTGTGGCCCGTAGGCTGGTGGCCCATTTGCAGCAAACAGCCGCCCGGCTCAACGCAGTTCTGGTCAGTGGCTCACTGCAAGGTCTCATATCGCTGCTGCTTTTTGCAGCCCTCTTGGCGCTGTGCTGGCCGCTGCTCACCACCTCTGCCGATTTGACGGGACCTCTGACACTGACTCCGGTCGATGGACTTAGCCTGATCGGCGCGCTGCTGATGATGGGCGCGGCTATCGTGAGTGTACTTTGGCACCGACGTCGCTTTTCCGTGTTGATTGCGCTGAGTGTTGTCGGGGTGATGATGGTTTTGAGCTTTGTTCGTTTCTTCGCTCCCGACCTGGCTCTGACCCAGCTGGCCGTGGAACTGGTGACCATTCTGCTTTTGATCCTGGCCCTCTATTTTTTGCCTCGCAACGAACAGGCGTCGTGGCGACCGCTGCGACGGGGGAGGGACCTCTGTCTTGCCCTGGGGCTTGGCACCGGCGTTGGCCTGCTGAGTTGGGGGCTGTTGACCCGAGATTTCAGCTCCATCTCCAGCTATTTTCTGGCAAACAGCCTGCCTGGGGGGGGAGGACATAATGTGGTCAATGTCATCCTGGTTGATTTTCGCGGCTTTGACACCCTGGGAGAGATCACGGTGCTGGCGGTGGCAGCACTTGGTATCCATGGACTGCTGGATAATCTCTGCCTGGAATCGGGCACCGTCGAGGGCGTTCCCTGCCGCTGGAGCGATGAACGCCAGTTTCTGGTGCTCTCCCTCATCACCCGGTTGTTGCTCCCCATGGCTTTGCTGGTGGCAATCCACCTCTTCCTTCGTGGGCATAACGCGCCCGGCGGTGGCTTCATTGCCGGGCTGGTGACCGCGGTAGCCCTGATCCTGCAATCCATGGCAAGCGGCATCGCCTGGACCCGGCAGCAGTGGAACCAACGCTACCAACCGCTGATCGCCTGGGGTGTGTTGATCGCGACAGCCACCGGACTTGGCTCCTGGTTCTTTGATCATCCCTTTCTCAGCTCGGCCTTTGGCCACTTTCATCTTCCCCTGGTGGGGGATTTTGAGCTGGCCACGGCCATGTTCTTTGACCTGGGCGTCTATCTCTGCGTAGTTGGTGTGGTCCTGTTGATTCTGGCCACCTTAGGCAGATTGAACCAACGGTGCGCTGAGTCGCGCCGAGGAGGTGCATGA
- a CDS encoding Na+/H+ antiporter subunit C, giving the protein MMELLAALCVGVLVSCGIYLLLRGRTFSVVLGLSLLSYAVNLFLFFSGRLRGEAPPLIESGVPQRLLADPLPQALVLTAIVIGFGMTAFVLILALRARGEFGNDHVDGKEEA; this is encoded by the coding sequence ATGATGGAGTTGCTTGCGGCCCTCTGCGTGGGCGTCCTTGTCAGCTGCGGCATCTATCTGCTGCTGCGGGGCAGGACCTTTTCGGTGGTCCTGGGGCTTTCCCTGCTCTCCTACGCGGTCAACCTCTTTTTGTTTTTTTCAGGGCGGCTGCGCGGAGAAGCTCCTCCCTTGATCGAGAGCGGCGTCCCCCAGAGGTTGCTTGCCGATCCCTTGCCCCAGGCCCTGGTGTTAACGGCCATCGTCATCGGTTTTGGCATGACCGCCTTTGTCCTTATTCTCGCCCTGCGGGCACGCGGTGAGTTTGGCAACGATCACGTAGACGGAAAGGAGGAAGCATGA
- a CDS encoding monovalent cation/H+ antiporter subunit D, with amino-acid sequence MNHWLMGPLLLPLVAAMVNLMLSHKRIQPQRLVSLTALGGVLIITCGLLFSVVEGTEVYRLGDWSAPFGIVLVLDRLGALFLVTTALLAFLSLLQAVRGDDRIGPFFHVFYPLQLLGINGAFLTGDLFNLFVFFEIMLIASYCLALHGGGGQRVRAGLHYVVLNLIGSALFLLALGTLYAVLGTLNIADMAVKVGQLGGEDTFLVQAGCLLLVVVFGLKAAIVPVHGWLAPLYGAVIPPVAALFAVMTKVGIYAILRMVTLIFPAQGPVGAVLAELLPLLALATLVGGVLALFAADELPSLVSGLVILSIGTLLVGIGTLNPQGLSGALYYLVHTTLVSGGLYLLSAYLVPAPGNGGQGQRRQGTPAEKNILGGLFVLGAVASAGLPPLSGFLGKLMLLQAVDPVAGWWLWAMVLVGGLAALVSLSRMGIRLFWGRGPALAGTALLSRDRLLPAALLLAASLVMTLVAPQISAYTRATAQEVLAPERYIQAVLRGEGENL; translated from the coding sequence ATGAATCACTGGCTGATGGGCCCGCTGCTCCTGCCGCTTGTCGCAGCGATGGTCAATCTCATGCTCTCCCACAAAAGGATTCAACCACAGCGTCTGGTCAGCCTGACTGCGCTTGGCGGAGTGCTTATCATCACCTGCGGGCTGTTGTTCAGCGTTGTCGAGGGGACAGAAGTGTACCGCTTAGGCGACTGGTCGGCCCCCTTTGGGATTGTCTTGGTGCTGGATCGTCTGGGAGCGCTGTTCCTGGTGACCACAGCCCTGCTGGCCTTCCTGAGTCTTCTCCAGGCGGTGCGTGGTGATGATCGGATCGGCCCCTTTTTTCATGTGTTCTACCCCTTGCAGCTTTTAGGGATAAACGGCGCCTTTCTCACCGGCGATCTCTTTAATCTTTTTGTCTTTTTTGAGATCATGCTCATCGCTTCCTACTGTCTTGCCCTTCACGGTGGCGGTGGCCAGAGGGTGCGAGCCGGGCTCCATTATGTGGTGTTGAACCTTATCGGTTCCGCCCTCTTTTTGTTGGCGCTGGGCACACTGTACGCTGTGCTGGGCACCTTGAACATAGCGGATATGGCGGTGAAGGTCGGTCAGCTTGGGGGGGAGGATACCTTTCTCGTTCAGGCCGGTTGTCTGCTCTTGGTGGTGGTTTTTGGCCTCAAGGCCGCGATTGTGCCCGTCCACGGGTGGCTGGCACCGCTCTATGGTGCGGTGATTCCTCCTGTGGCCGCCCTCTTTGCCGTGATGACCAAGGTGGGGATCTATGCCATCTTGCGTATGGTAACCCTGATTTTTCCAGCCCAGGGTCCGGTGGGCGCAGTCCTTGCCGAGCTGTTACCACTCCTGGCGCTCGCGACCCTTGTGGGGGGCGTGCTGGCACTGTTTGCAGCAGATGAACTGCCCAGCCTTGTCAGTGGTCTGGTGATTCTCTCTATCGGCACCCTCCTTGTGGGTATCGGCACGCTGAACCCACAGGGGCTCAGTGGTGCCCTCTATTATCTGGTCCATACCACCCTGGTCAGCGGAGGGCTGTACCTGCTCTCTGCCTACCTTGTTCCTGCCCCGGGGAATGGGGGGCAGGGCCAGAGGAGACAGGGAACTCCTGCCGAGAAAAATATCCTGGGGGGACTTTTTGTATTGGGGGCTGTTGCCAGCGCCGGGTTACCGCCGCTTTCGGGGTTCCTGGGAAAACTGATGCTGCTGCAGGCAGTGGATCCGGTAGCTGGCTGGTGGTTGTGGGCGATGGTCCTGGTCGGTGGCCTGGCCGCCCTGGTGAGCCTTTCCCGCATGGGAATCCGCCTGTTCTGGGGGCGTGGCCCAGCCCTGGCAGGGACCGCCTTGCTCAGCAGGGACCGTCTGTTGCCTGCGGCACTTTTGCTGGCAGCAAGTCTGGTCATGACACTCGTCGCTCCGCAGATCTCTGCCTACACCAGAGCCACCGCTCAGGAAGTACTTGCTCCCGAGCGCTATATTCAGGCGGTGCTGAGAGGCGAAGGAGAAAACCTATGA
- a CDS encoding Na+/H+ antiporter subunit E, with the protein MKKFFPQPLMSLCLLVLWLLLAESVAPGHLLLGGLFAFLLPLFTCRFWPNPPRMRRPLLLVPYLLVLLWDIIWANLIVARLILGPADRLRPAFIRLPLELEQEMAIVMLAHTISLTPGTVSIDLSVDRRSLLIHALDVEDEAELIRTIKKRYEQPLKEIFAC; encoded by the coding sequence ATGAAAAAGTTTTTCCCTCAACCCCTGATGAGTCTCTGCCTCTTGGTTCTCTGGTTGCTGCTTGCCGAGTCAGTGGCTCCAGGGCATCTGTTGTTGGGTGGGTTGTTTGCATTTCTGCTGCCCCTGTTTACCTGTCGTTTCTGGCCCAACCCGCCCCGGATGCGCCGCCCCCTTCTGCTGGTGCCTTACCTGCTGGTTTTGCTCTGGGACATAATCTGGGCTAATCTGATCGTGGCCCGCCTCATCCTGGGACCGGCGGATCGACTGCGGCCAGCCTTCATTCGTCTCCCCCTGGAGCTGGAGCAGGAGATGGCCATTGTCATGCTGGCCCATACCATCTCCCTGACTCCAGGAACCGTCTCCATAGACCTGAGCGTGGACAGAAGGTCGCTGCTGATTCATGCGCTGGACGTTGAGGATGAGGCCGAGTTGATCCGTACCATCAAAAAACGCTACGAACAACCGCTCAAGGAGATCTTTGCATGCTGA
- a CDS encoding K+/H+ antiporter subunit F, producing the protein MLSVALYFAFTCIGCGLVCNFWRLVRGPGHTDRILALDTMYVNTTALLILLGVYLDRNSYFEAALLIALMGFVGTVALSKYLLRGDIIE; encoded by the coding sequence ATGCTGAGCGTTGCCCTGTACTTTGCCTTTACCTGTATCGGTTGTGGACTAGTCTGTAATTTCTGGCGTCTGGTTCGTGGCCCCGGACATACCGACCGAATTCTGGCCCTGGACACCATGTACGTGAATACTACGGCGCTCCTGATTCTTCTGGGCGTGTATCTGGATCGCAACAGCTATTTTGAAGCGGCACTGCTCATTGCCCTTATGGGCTTTGTCGGCACGGTGGCACTTTCAAAATATCTGCTGCGCGGCGATATCATCGAGTAA
- a CDS encoding Na+/H+ antiporter subunit G, with product MVLDFFIAFFLILGGGFILIGSIGLVRLNDLFMRLHGPTKATTLGIGGILIGSMLHFGGRGEGLSLHELLISLFIFTTAPISAYLVGRAGLHLQRAAGQSAAQPPLRGDEQTDTGQEDTRVAGDPREK from the coding sequence ATGGTCCTGGATTTCTTTATCGCATTTTTTCTTATCCTGGGTGGTGGCTTTATTCTCATTGGTTCTATCGGCCTTGTCCGCTTGAATGATCTCTTTATGCGGTTGCACGGTCCAACCAAGGCAACCACCTTGGGGATTGGTGGTATTCTCATTGGTTCCATGCTTCACTTCGGGGGCAGGGGAGAGGGCTTGAGTCTGCATGAACTTTTAATCAGCCTTTTTATCTTCACCACAGCCCCCATCAGCGCCTATCTGGTGGGGAGGGCAGGGCTCCATCTGCAAAGAGCCGCTGGTCAGTCAGCGGCTCAACCGCCTCTGCGGGGGGACGAGCAGACAGACACCGGACAAGAAGACACGAGAGTGGCAGGAGATCCCAGGGAAAAATGA
- a CDS encoding phosphate-starvation-inducible PsiE family protein: MIETIKKIERMLIMSLVVMMAFVLLLATVELGWIILKDVFTPPVLLLEIDELLEIFGLFLLVLIGIELLETIVKTFLQQSSNHAKIVIMVAIIAVSRKVIILNIETTSGLTLLGLAAIIIALCVGFFLVGEKRGKTNSSTLAGNKIEE; encoded by the coding sequence ATGATTGAGACAATTAAGAAAATTGAGCGCATGCTGATCATGTCCCTGGTGGTGATGATGGCCTTCGTGCTGCTCTTGGCCACTGTTGAGCTGGGATGGATCATACTTAAAGACGTCTTTACTCCCCCTGTTTTGTTGCTGGAAATTGATGAACTACTGGAGATATTCGGACTGTTTTTGTTGGTGCTCATCGGCATTGAGCTGTTGGAGACCATCGTCAAAACCTTTCTCCAGCAGTCGTCCAATCATGCGAAAATTGTCATTATGGTGGCGATTATTGCGGTCTCGCGCAAGGTTATTATCCTCAACATTGAAACGACCTCTGGGCTCACCCTACTGGGACTGGCAGCGATCATTATTGCCCTCTGTGTGGGCTTCTTTCTGGTGGGGGAGAAGAGAGGGAAAACAAACAGCTCAACCCTGGCAGGCAACAAGATCGAAGAGTAA